CTTCTCAGTGTTCAGCCTACATCCCATGCTCTAGTTGATACTACAGCAGGGCAATGCCCAGGCCCTGAGGCTGTCTCACTATGCCCATCCTATCAAGTAATACTAGTTTTCCAGAGGTGTTTCTCCTGTCCATGCTATCTGTCAGACATGGTCCCCGGCTTGGGCTAAACCCAAAATACCAAATGTTGCACAGTATTACTTAGACCCATCTTGGCAGGCAGAGCAGTAGTACTGGGTGAAGATCTGTTATCCAGAATGGTACCTGATTACTATACAGTGAAAAGCTTAAGAGAATGGTCTGATGCATTTTTTTGTCCCtggtttctcttttctctgtgttgCACTTGttaagttttcatttccttttccattttcaaactCACTGCTTTGCAAGACATTTCTTCACAGCCAAGGTGTTCATCTTCAAGATGATGAAGATATTAGGCGCCCTCTCTTGTGCCGATTGCCTGCCGGATGGCATCTTTATAACTACCTTTATGTTGTCTTTTCATTTGGCAGCATAAAACCATCATGGGCATATCTGTGGCATGATGCCGTGACATTTATTGTCAAAGTGAAACAAGTTAATGCTAGCTAGACCAGATCACAGCAAGCTGGCACTGTTTCACTGCCATATCTGATCAGAGAAATCTAGATCCTGTACGAAGCCCATTGAAGTCCCTGGAAATAACGGTAGTGACATGGAATGGGCATGGATCAGGGTCCCAGTGGACGCAGGAGCAAGTAGAAAGCAGGGCACTGCAGCCCTGGGGGaaggctgcctgcagctgtctcctcctgctctgGAAAGGGCCTGCTTCCAGTGACCGTGCTTTTATTGGAAACCATGAGGGAAAAATTGGTGACCAGTTGTGAACAGGGGAGCCCTGCCTTGGGACTCTGCTCAGGAGGTGCTCTGACTGCAGAAAGCGTGGTGTGTTCCTCCCTCACTGATTCCTTTTTCCGATTTGGGGATTTTTTCtaattattgctgttttttattttatttatttatttttttccacacttgAAAGTGCCTTCCTATACAACAGGTACTTCTAAGCACGATTTTTGGATGAAAACAGTGTTGCCCGACTGGAATATGTTACAGAAACTGCACTCGCACGACATGAATATCTAAGAGAACAAGACTTTTAGATGTATTCAGACCCAGGGACGTCCTAGTGCCATACAGAGCACAGTACAACCGCGCGGAGCCCCACACCAACGCACCCTGCGNNNNNNNNNNNNNNNNNNNNNNNNNNNNNNNNNNNNNNNNNNNNNNNNNNNNNNNNNNNNNNNNNNNNNNNNNNNNNNNNNNNNNNNNNNNNNNNNNNNNNNNNNNNNNNNNNNNNNNNNNNNNNNNNNNNNNNNNNNNNNNNNNNNNNNNNNNNNNNNNNNNNNNNNNNNNNNNNNNNNNNNNNNNNNNNNNNNNNNNNNNNNNNNNNNNNNNNNNNNNNNNNNNNNNNNNNNNNNNNNNNNNNNNNNNNNNNNNNNNNNNNNNNNNNNNNNNNNNNNNNNNNNNNNNNNNNNNNNNNNNNNNNNNNNNNNNNNNNNNNNNNNNNNNNNNNNNNNNNNNNNNNNNNNNNNNNNNNNNNNNNNNNNNNNNNNNNNNNNNNNNNNNNNNNNNNNNNNNNNNNNNNNNNNNNNNNNNNNNNNNNNNNNNNNNNNNNNNNNNNNNNNNNNNNNNNNNNNNNNNNNNNNNNNNNNNNNNNNNNNNNNNNNNNNNNNNNNNNNNNNNNNNNNNNNNNNNNNNNNNNNNNNNNNNNNNNNNNNNNNNNNNNNNNNNNNNNNNNNNNNNNNNNNNNNNNNNNNNNNNNNNNNNNNNNNNNNNNNNNNNNNNNNGGCCCGGCTCCTCGGAGACGGGTGTCCCTGCGCTGAGGGGAGCGCTCTCAGTGCTCCGAGTTCCTTTTATGGCTTTGTGAAAGGGGAAGCGGTGTTCTGGTACCGGCTGTCGGTCTGTGCCAGCTCCTGGTGTGGTGGGGTGCACGGAGGGAAAAGagccttccttctcctttggaTGGTGGGAAAGCCCGTGTTGCTTTGAAGCTGCACTTCAAGTTTGCTGAATGCCTGAGGGGAGGCTTCATAATGGCCTCGCTAGAGGAGCGGAAGGGCAGCACttatctctgctctctggtgccGGCGACAGGACCTGAGGGTATGGCttggagctgcgtcaggggacGGTCACGTTGGGCATTGGGAAAGGGTTTTTCACCAGAGGGTGGAGGGCACGGCCCCAAGCTGCTGGTTTGGATTGTGTCCTCAGACATAGGATTTGAACTttgagtggtcctgtgtggagccaggggttggactcagtgatccctGTTGGGTCCTTACAATtcgggatattctgtgattttatgtcATCAGTGAGTAATGCTGCCTTTCTGGGGAACCAGATCCAACTGTGCATGGTTCCAAGGCTGGTAGGAGCATGTGGCAGTAGCATGGTAGCTCTGGCTGATGCCTCTGAGCCTCAGCAATGGGAAACCCTGACTGAAGATAGGTCTCCTGCTACCATCTTCCTGCATCTCCATCgccttattttcatttctccctACTGGACATGGTTGATGACTAATGCTATGCATTTATATCTGTTCTTTAACTCAACCGActtgtctgtttttaaaagttagTCCCTAATATGGTGTGAAGATGACAGTGGTGGATGAGACTGAAGGGCTTTGTCCGTTCTCTGATGATGACTGGAAGTGGTCATCCTCCTAGAGTACAGGAAGAGAGCAAGTTTATAGCGGTCTGTCACTGAGACTCCCAGTTTAGAGATTACTGAATCTGTGTTTGGAATTACTACTGATAGACAAAACCTGCGTAGACTTCTGATAGTACACTGTCATGCTGTAAACAATTTCACATTCAGTTAGCTGTCATGTTAAGAAGTGTCACTTTTTGCCTACTTTTAATTTATTGTCTGCCTGTCCCCCCTCATCTTTATTCTGGTAGTGGAAAAGCAAATGGACGTTCACTTGATATTTGCCCTCTCAAGGACAAGTACCTAGCCTGTAGTCTGCTGCTTGAGTGTAGACACCTGTATTATTTGTTTCTTGTCTGGAGACTGTTCCATACCATCTCAGATTAGGTCATGTGAAGGTGAGGGGCTGAGCCTGCAATTCTTACTTTTATATGACATCTTAAAGATACGTACAGAACTCTGCTGAAATACCTTGCACTTGTGGGTGCAGGTTATCTCTGGGATACTTCTGGGTAGGTTGCCAAACGAATCCCAGTGCTTGCAGTGTGTAGGAACTCATTATGGTTGTTGTTCTGGAGTGCTGGTTCAGAATTTCATCTGAAATTTGTATCAAAGAGCATTTGACTTTCCTTCTGTGCAAGGATGACCTAaccaaataaatacagaaagtgAGCTCCTTTGACCTGAGTCCACAATCATGATTGATCAGGTATTTGATGTTTTCAGTCATTCCCATCCTGCAGTAGTTTACACAGCATGAAAGAAACAGCCATGTTAAGTTTTGGACATCCCTGAAAAGTAAAATCCTCCTTACTAGgcttatttaataaattaagaaagcatttttaaggAATTATATAGTTTGACCAGATCCATGTTGGGATGTAAGATGCTTTTTCCCCACTCATGAGTTTGTAGTGAGGAAGTTTCAGTTTTAACTGCACCTTGTGAAGCAACTGGGGAGTTTCCTGCATATGCAACTTGATTGCATGTCTATATGGTACTTAATAGAATTGAAACTGTGGGAGTTATCAGAAGTGGCAATATTAGACTTCTGCAGTTCAGTCTCAAAGGGAaactttcttatttaaaaataactgaataaatatattttaagggTGGAAAATGGATGTCTCATAAAGCTGTATAAGCCATGCATTTCTTGTTGAAGTGATTCTTTTCTTGCATGTCCTGTGTTGCTTATCAAAGAGGCATTTGGCAGCTGTGGCAGTTCTGAGGAGTGCTTAAGGCAATTTAGCAGCTAGAAACCAGGAGCTAGAGCACAGGAGTCAGCTGACTGCAGATCATGGTTTCTATCGGGGAtttgagggagaaaataaagctcGAGAGGAGAAAAACACTCTAAACTCTAATAGGGGTATTTCATTTCCTGTTTATTCTGTAGCTGCTTTTATAGtcattcttttttcattagtttCGCCCAGAGAATAAGTTGTTCCAAGAGTTCTCCTGATGGAATCCTTTGAGGACTGGGTATGTCGGATGGCTCTCTCGGATGAGATCAGCTTGGTATCCACATCCAATGAAGAAGAGAGCCTGGCTTAATAGTAGGCTCATGGGAGTTACTGCTGTGTTGCTTTTTGCAGGACTTTGTTTCTGTATTGCTGTACATGGAAGCAGATATAGTATGTTAGTCCAGCATTTCTGGatactgttttctgttgtttgggttttgtttgcttggagGCCATTGCATTGGTTCAGCTCCTTCAGATAATTCTCTGGTCTCTTGAGAATGACCCCATCCTTTCTCTGGCTGTGTGGGCCTGGAGCTGGCTCCAGGGACAGCTGTCCAGAACCAGGGGAATAGCAGCTGGCTGGCAGAGGCCTGTCATAGAATCGTGACATCACagaattgcttgggttggaggggatcttcaagatcatctcGCGCTTCCTTCTTCTTGCAGTCACGTACTTTTAACTGATGTTCATGCAGTCCTAGTAGCTCTTCAAAGGCAACGCACAGTAAGCTGTGTTGCTTGTAGTAAGATTTTGAGGAtcaaaagactttttcttcaGTCGATTCTGCTTTGCTTAGTCTAGAAACGTCAGTGTGATGAGATGTGATATTTAGCTGTGTTTGCCTAAAATACTTTCTAAAAGCTTTCCCTTCGTATTTTTAACATTTGATTGTTCttttgtaatttcatttttgttctagAATTCCTCCGAGAGCCATAATTGTGCCAAAAGTATCCTGACCTCGGACAGGCTGCAGGTAGTTGTGACCCTTTCAGCGTTCTTTAATGACACCTGGGAGGCAGCCAACTGTGCAAGTGAGTGACTCGTTCTGTAGCTGTCATGCTACTGTTATGACTTAGCTCAGTGCTGCATCTAAAATTTGCAGATTGGAATTGTGTGTATTTGTTTATACTGTACATAGGATAGTACATACTGTACATGGTATGTAAAGATCCTAGACTCCTTCAGTGAGGAGTACAGGAGTTTTTTTATTGGCTGAGGGTTGCCGCCAAAATCTGAGGGCGCCAGTCTATCTAGAAAACCCACCAGATATAgtatatatttcttttagatAATTTGTTCAAACAGTAGTTATGTTAGGATTTTGTTTATGTCTACAAACTCTGATGGagttttttaatttcagtgcagttttttcagtttttctaccatcttccttttttaaaaaaaaacttatgtAAGAAACTCTGACTTTGTTAATAAAAAGCCAATAGCTGGAATGCTTTCAGGTTGAATAGTATTTGCcttcactgctgtgcttttgaTTTCACTTAATGGGTGGAGAGTATCCAGCTCCACTGTTGTGCATCTCTGTTCCTGTGCTTGCTGATGGTGCTATGCTGTGCTTACAGATAAAGCGTGGCTTTTTGCTGTTCCCCTGGTGTGAAAACTAAGACCCTAACCTTAAAGGTGCCTAGAAAACAGGGAATAGTACTGTGAAGAGCTACGTGTTACAGATGAGAGCATGTAGAGttagttttcttttacaaaTCTGGGATCTGTGAAGACTGGAAAGACAATGCAGAAGGAACAGTGTGGTCTGTGCTGTCCTTCCAGGTTCTGACCTGTATGTTGCCCTTCCAGTGTCCAGCTGAATGCCTGTTCTCCATGCTGATGCCAGTTCCTTCTCTCAGGAGAATTTTCTAGGATGTTGGCTTGCTCTCATGGTGCCCTTGCTGAACATTTAAATTCCCAAACCCTTGGCATTTCCAAGGTGTAACTGATTAGAGCAGCTGAAGTAGGTTGGTTGGCTGGAAGTGGTAATGTGTTGAACTGGTGAAATGGTCACTTCTTGTATTAAACAGTAATAACTACGCTCTGATTTCTACCGTTGTGTTTGTGGTCTGGCCTTTTCTTGGGTGCTGTCCATTTAATCTCCATTTCTGATGCTTCTGCTTTCCCATAATAGCTATTACTGTTGCTGGGCAAAGCCAGGTTTGCAGggtagaaaataaaagtaatgccttGTTTTATCTTAAAGTCCAAAGATAACTCAGACCCCCTCTTCAGAAAGCTCTTGATGATAGTCTTCATCTTTCACTTAATCAAGGCCAATTAATTCTGAAATATATTCTCGATGAAGAGTTAGGTCAGCAGGTCTGAGACATCAGTGGCAGGCAGATAAGGAAAATGCAGGGTTGACTAGACCCATCTTTTATAGTCGAGAGCTCTTTTTGCCAGAGTGGAGTGTCTGGGAATTGTCAGCTCTGGAAATGTTAGAATATCCTCacgtttttctttctctttgacaGATTGTATAAAGAACAACAGTGAGGGATTATCAAATTCTACTCGAGAATTCATGGATTTGTTCAATAAATCTCTGACATGTTTTGAACACAACCTTCAGGTATTTATGCTGTGTATTTAAGAGAAGCACTAAATTATCTAATTGCTAGAAAAACCTAATTTATGCTGAATATAATGCAGGTATATACCAGGCAAAATTCACAAACCTACTGGCAGTTTACGTAGATAAAGCCATGATCTacagaaatgcagatgtttAGAGATGGAGAGACTAAAATTAATTCTAATTGATGTTCACCTTGACTTCATTTTGTATGTAATTGTGATGCTACTTCACATCAGAATTTCTGAATTCACAACAGTTGATAATTACTTAGTAAGTGCAATAATGTCTGCATGctgtaaatttcttttttctgcctctttgtGGAATTGTTGTTTTCTGCCTGAACAATTCAATCTTTAAATAACCTTTTAATAATAGAGACTAGTTCAGAAGGACCAGCTACCTTAAATGATGGCTACAGTTGTTTCAACTTGTAAAATAATTAGCAGTCCATACTACAAAGGTAATGTAATGCAGTTTGTGAAATAAACGTAGTAATTTTCCTCAAAGAAAATGCCCTAAATTGCCCAAGAAACAGCACACGTTCTGTTTCAGTCAGTAACTAGGCACATTCTGTGATCAGTCAGTgataaaaatgggaaataatgaGTATGGTACAATCTCAGAGGgaactgttttttattattaatgatACGAGAAAAGTGAGCTGGAGTAGCGTTGGTTGGGAGCCACACAGTCTGGTCTGTCAGTCAGAAGTCTAAATTAGATCTTAACCCAGGGGtgtcagtgatgaacaagagtgTGCATGCCATGCCTGTGAAAGCCTGCATCAGCAGTTGTCTCTCACTGTCGCTGTTGCCACATCTGAAAGGCACCACCCACctcctctctgtgctcacatcccgtttggtctccataaacgttcagcaagtgctgatgaatgtcagtggatgtcATCTGTTctgcgtggaggaattcagtgatacacctttgcttcatacacacttccatgtcaggtgccattgtgtcagactgcccctctgctgccgtctgtcgcacagcaacaaaatgtaatgggatattggtgagaaggttcagcctctactgccatatctGCTTCTGATGTCATGGACcaacataggaggcattatttttgagCTAATGTATATACATAACAAAACtctttattttgtaatattttttattaaaggaTAAAAAGGAGAGCAACGAAACCATAATGTGagatatttgaccttgtttttgtgaaactaatgatGACATGAAGAAGACATGATGGTGAAGCGAGAGAGATTTCTCTTTATTAAGTTAGGGCTTATAAAAGATTGGTAAAGAGACACGATCggatttttgagttgaatgcCTAATTGCAACTCTGtgcattccatttgaaaatttgcaggtcgTGTATTTATGCtaactgaaaatggagtcacaaaTACACCAAAAAATTGATACTTTTTTTGCAATCTTGAGGCTTGTTCTCAAATTCCTTCATCACAATGGGaagcacagctgcatatttttttttgctgtttactGGGCTGTGTTTAGCCGATGtatcaaaatacataaaattatttgccataacttgagttagtgctgcactgtgccctctacttgtcctggtttcagccccGATGGGTTAATAGCACACTgatgtttggttgttgctgagcaatggATGCATGCTGGCTGTCACCATGATGTTGCAGGGCAGGGGGCAGCCGCGTTGCAAACCATGCTGGGCTGCAGGTTGGATGTGCCTGTCTTTGCCCCATGTTGGTTGTTAGCTGTTTTCAAGTGTGTTGTATTATATTTAGTGATGGTGAAGGCCAGAAATGAAATGGGTTTATTATGGCGGGGTCTGTAATGATCATGGTTGCTCAGCAGTACTAACAGCTTCTTGACAATGGCCAGGTGATCAAGatggtgttcaaggccaggccagatggggttctgagcagcctggtctagagggaggtgtccttacatatagcaggggggttggaactacatgatcttagaggtcccttccaattcaaaccattctatgattctgtcatcAAATGAAAGCCAAAAATACTATTAAGGATCCTAATCTGTAGTTCTAGAGTAAGAGTTACtagcaattcttttttttccccttctttctctcttatcTGAAGCTGGTACTTTTGAAATAAGCTTTACAAAATACTGCTAGTCCAAGGAGCAGTTTGAGGTGCATGATCTACAAAAAATGGATTTTGTCACTAGAACAGCCTAATGAATTAAAGTTGGTCCCTTTCCTTCCTGCATTCTCATGAGAGTCGTTTGACTGGGCCTTTTTGCATTGTGGTTTGTTGCAAATCTGGATTTTTGGTTCAAACTTGACtctgtattttaagatttttataaTGCCTTAAATCTCTTTATGAGTACTGCTGTTTTATAACCTTAGGGACAAGCCGTGGATCTATCACCAAATAACTACACTGAAGTGTGTAAAAACTGCAATGGAACCTACAAAAGTTTGAATGACCTCTATAACAAGTTGCAAAGGCTGAACAGACATGGTGATGAGTCTGGGCATTCCGCACATTTGTGTATCGATGTGGAAGATGCAGTAAGTATTTGTTAATATTCAGCAGGGAGATCTTATAGAAGTTAATCTGAGCCATTTGTGCTTGCCTTGCTAGGGATTGCCTTTTCCCTTTGAGTTTGGGACTGGCAGTAATGCAGATGTCCTGCAGGAGGGAGCCTGGTCAGGCAGTCTTGTTAGCTCCTGTCCTCAGTCGGTTCAGCAGGAGTGTGACTGAAGCTCCTGATTGCCTGGGTGTGTTCCAGTTTGAGTAGTTGCACTTTAATTTCTTGTTACTGTGAAGGGGACAGATACTTAAAANNNNNNNNNNNNNNNNNNNNNNNNNNNNNNNNNNNNNNNNNNNNNNNNNNNNNNNNNNNNNNNNNNNNNNNNNNNNNNNNNNNNNNNNNNNNNNNNNNNNNNNNNNNNNNNNNNNNNNNNNNNNNNNNNNNNNNNNNNNNNNNNNNNNNNNNNNNNNNNNNNNNNNNNNNNNNNNNNNNNNNNNNNNNNNNNNNNNNNNNNNNNNNNNNNNNNNNNNNNNNNNNNNNNNNNNNNNNNNNNNNNNNNNNNNNNNNNNNNNNNNNNNNNNNNNNNNNNNNNNNNNNNNNNNNNNNNNNNNNNNNNNNNNNNNNNNNNNNNNNNNNNNNNNNNNNNNNNNNNNNNNNNNNNNNNNNNNNNNNNNNNNNNNNNNNNNNNNNNNNNNNNNNNNNNNNNNNNNNNNNNNNNNNNNNNNNNNNNNNNNNNNNNNNNNNNNNNNNNNNNNNNNNNNNNNNNNNNNNNNNNNNNNNNNNNNNNNNNNNNNNNNNNNNNNNNNNNNNNNNNNNNNNNNNNNNNNNNNNNNNNNNNNNNNNAAAAAGCTCTTGATCTTTTAATGCAAacctttgctgctgtttttgtagACTGTAAAATTGACAGCTGTGTCTAGGGGTCTACAGGATTTGCAGCACACGTTTGGAAGAAGCTTTATTATATTGTGGGGTTTCAAGTGATTGAGCAAAAGGAGTGTTGTTGAAAGTGTGAGATTAGCCCCATCCCCACAGGCTGTCAGTGAGTTCTGAAGCAGGCATGTGGCAATGTGTGCAGTATATGTGCACACTGTCTTTTTAACAGTTTGTTGATGTGAAACTTTGGCTCTGTGTAAATGGTCTGTTTTGACACTTCCAGtgatttgcttgtttttgaGGGGAGATCTGTGCAAAGTTGTTTCCTGGGGTCATGTTTGAACACTTGAATATCTTGAGACCTGAGCGTCTGCACAGCGAGAATGTGTGTGCTCTCTTACTGCTTgcttatgttttccttttagatGAACATCACTCGGAAGCTTTGGAGCAGGACTTTCAACTGCTCTGTTCCCTGCAGTGATACAGTCCCAGTGATTGCCGTTTCGTCCTTTATCCTCTTCCTGCCTATTGTTTTTTATCTTAGTAGCTTCCTTCACTCAAAGCAGAAGAAGCGGATACTCATTTTGCGTAAGTGATGTTGCTCATTTTGCTGTTAGAGCTGGGTGTTGCCAGGGACTCTCTTGGCTCTGGTGGGAGCAGGGGCCCAGCcggctctgcctgcagctgtgctgacgGCGCTAATAGCAACTATTAgtctgctgctgtcccctgaAGAAGGGTAGTAAAGAGCTTCAGCCATATCTTTTCATTAAAGTTTTTGGACGTGAGCGGAAAGCTGTTTGCAAGTCTGTGCCGAATAAATAGAGGGAGTGGAGAGACGAGTTTTGTGGAAttctttgtgtttaattttcatataatttttccctttctagCCAAACGTATCCAGTCAAATGCCAGTCTTGTGAACATCcaagaaaaatacagctgagctgcaaaacaaaacctgagAACTGCTGCTGGTATACAGTGGGTACAATTGTGTTGGAATGAGGCCGGCACAAAAGAGGAGTTAATTATGGTTTAGAGTAATGATACAGAGCAACACAAGTTAAACAAAATGCTGTCTGACTTCTAAGCAAGGATATTAACAAACATGACAAGGCAGGGCTGTGTGACACTGTGTGGACTCcagttttgaaaaatctgtgtttttttccagtctcagGCTGAAGCTGGTGTTTTTCTGTGTCTAAGCCTTTGTATTTCTCACCACTGGAATACTTTCTTGGCacgtttttttcctcttttatttattgtaCTAGTTTCACAGAAACCTGTCTGAGATTCTGAATCTTTTTGAAATGGTTTTCATAGACAGGAAAGACTTGAATTAGCATTTGATATTCCTGTTTGAAACATTATTTCCATGTAATAGATGGCCTTGGGATCGGcagaaaacttctgaaaaataaaaattctcttcTGATACCTCTTGCTAAAGTCATACAGCTGCTGAGTAGGTTGTAAAGGTCTCTGTGAAAAACATGAGATCTGCAGTGGAAGTGGTAATATATAATGTCCAAAGCcagcaacaaaagcaacagaactGCCAACGCTAGACATGAATAGCAATGATTAATGACTACAGTATTGAGCTATTTCAGAAACAGGCAGCATATTTACTCATTTGCACACTTGAACCACTAAGTAAAATAATTGCTCTTTATATGTTAAATTTTCAGAGGCTTATTCTAATGTGTGCCTGGGTAATTGAGagtatcactttttttttctatttattgtgttgtttccttttttccttttaattataAAGTGTTNNNNNNNNNNNNNNNNNNNNNNNNNNNNNNNNNNNNNNNNNNNNNNNNNNNNNNNNNNNNNNNNNNNNNNNNNNNNNNNNNNNNNNNNNNNNNNNNNNNNTTTTTGGTGAGAAGTGAGGTAAAGTCAAGTCACTGGAAGGATTTCCTAGCCTAGAGCTTGCTGTGGCTTAATACAGAGGTGTTTACAAGAATGTGGTGGGAAAAAACACAATCCTTTTCTACATAACATGTATTTTATCAGTACATGAGCCGGGGAATTCTCTAACTTGAAAACTGTCCTGCAGGACAATAAAGATACTGTGTTGGCAATTGATGACTTTTgataaatagttttaaaaaatagccGTGTGGAACAGATGAATAATTAATATAAGGTTGCAGGATTCcaaagcagatttaaaaaaaaaaaagttgcataaTAACATCAGGATGGGCAGTGCTCTGATAGGCAATGGGTATGGTTCTACAGGCAACAGCTGCAGCAATACCAGAGGTTCAGTTTGGCTGATGAAAGTGCTAAACTGGGAGAGCAGCGGGGTTAAAGTGATTTCTAGCTATACCTGAGATTAGTGAATGTCTTTGCTCCcattttgaaatgtgtttttataacCATGAGATAATAATGAGCAGCTGcattggcaaaaaaaaattctcttgaaACCTGTGTGTCTGACTTCTATCAAAGCTCCTATGAAGTCTTATGTATTTGTCTTGCTTTGGAGCCTGATATGTTTAATTCTTTCTTTGCACAAAGGCTCAAATAAATATATAGCAATTTAACAAAACATCCTAAAGCTCTTTGAGTTATTGtggttctttgtttttgtttttgggttttttttttgagtcagGACACACTGTCCATTTTAAAGTCAAGTGTGTGTTTAATATGAAGTAAAATACCATGCTACTGACTGGTTATGTCCACATGAtgggtggtgtttttttgtattttataacaAAATAATAGTATTTGCACTTACCTGCCTTTGTTACGTGTGAATTTCTAGGTAGACAGTCAGTTTGCTCTAGGTAGTGTATAACAATAATAGAAAACTGTTACTTCTGCTTATTACTTGGTTATTCTGCAACTGGGAAAGACATGCTgccttcaaagagaaaaaaagatgaatatttttttgtatcttGATCTTTTTTGTATCTCTTATTCTCAAACTTGCACTTTCTGGGACTTAGCTGCCTGTTCTAATAGCATTACTTTGATTTGGGGCATCATATGATTGAGAGCTGCTGAAAGCAATCTTTCATTCATGCAGATAAAGCCAGTTTGTATGTGCAGCATTTCAGAATGACAGCTTTTATACTGTAAGCAGTGGCTTTTTGAGCACATTCGTGTTAAGTAGGTCTCAAAGTCATTACTTTGGATGTGGTGATTAaggacttcagaaaaaaaaaaaaaaaacccaaaccaacaacccagcttttcttgttttcctggtTGCTAAGCCAAATGGAAATGCTCATGTGacttttggtttttgttttaaagcagcagtgatgtttACACTTGAGATTTTTAATCTTCTATCTactgtttctcctttttctgcaaATTTCACACTACAACCTTGCTTTACAGTGTTACATTTTTGGTAGGATGTttcttataaaaagaaattgacTGCATTCTCTTTATACTCTTTCTTAGAGAAACGTGGAAGCACACAGTTTGTGTGAAGGAGGCCTAGAATTCTTTTGGCTGCTAATCTTTCACcttggtttattttttctttttggtattATATGTACAAAATGGCAAACTTTGGAAATCCTGGTTGTTTGTATCTTTTTGTGCAAATAAAGATTTCTAACGGGGGAGTAGCACTGTGGCTCGTATTTATACTTATTAGGAAACTTCTCAACACTGGAAGTCAGCTTTAATAAAGATTGTCAATAAACAGTGAACAGTGTGGTTACTTAATCGCTC
This genomic stretch from Meleagris gallopavo isolate NT-WF06-2002-E0010 breed Aviagen turkey brand Nicholas breeding stock chromosome 2, Turkey_5.1, whole genome shotgun sequence harbors:
- the OSTM1 gene encoding osteopetrosis-associated transmembrane protein 1; the encoded protein is MAARIRPHPARGRLGQDGDLTCDGSAGKCRNSSESHNCAKSILTSDRLQVVVTLSAFFNDTWEAANCANCIKNNSEGLSNSTREFMDLFNKSLTCFEHNLQGQAVDLSPNNYTEVCKNCNGTYKSLNDLYNKLQRLNRHGDESGHSAHLCIDVEDAMNITRKLWSRTFNCSVPCSDTVPVIAVSSFILFLPIVFYLSSFLHSKQKKRILILPKRIQSNASLVNIQEKYS